Proteins encoded within one genomic window of Streptomyces sp. NBC_01314:
- a CDS encoding O-methyltransferase, with amino-acid sequence MSESGTWDDVDAYFTTHLAPNDEALEAALRDNEAAGLPAIDVAANQGKFLHLLALIQGARRILEIGTLGGYSTIWLARALPAEGRLISLEYSDRHAEVACRNIARAGLDGIVEVRVGPALESLPKLTDENPEPFDLVFIDADKANNPHYVEWALKLTRAGSVIVVDNVVRGGRVADAGSTEPDVRGTRAAIELIAAHPKLSGTAIQTVGTKGYDGFALARVLD; translated from the coding sequence ATGAGCGAGTCAGGGACCTGGGACGATGTCGACGCCTACTTCACCACCCACCTCGCCCCGAACGACGAGGCCCTGGAGGCGGCGCTGCGCGACAACGAGGCGGCCGGACTCCCGGCCATCGACGTCGCCGCCAACCAGGGCAAGTTCCTCCATCTCCTCGCCCTGATCCAGGGCGCCCGCCGCATCCTGGAGATCGGCACCCTCGGCGGCTACAGCACCATCTGGCTGGCCCGGGCGCTCCCCGCCGAGGGCCGGCTGATCTCCCTGGAGTACAGCGACCGGCACGCGGAGGTCGCCTGTCGCAACATCGCGCGCGCCGGGCTCGACGGCATCGTCGAGGTACGGGTCGGCCCCGCCCTGGAGTCGCTGCCCAAGCTGACCGACGAGAACCCCGAGCCGTTCGACCTGGTCTTCATCGACGCGGACAAGGCCAACAACCCGCACTACGTGGAGTGGGCCCTGAAGCTCACCCGGGCCGGCAGCGTCATCGTCGTCGACAACGTCGTACGCGGCGGCCGGGTCGCCGACGCCGGCAGCACCGAGCCGGACGTCCGCGGCACCCGGGCCGCCATCGAACTGATCGCCGCGCACCCGAAGCTGAGCGGCACGGCGATCCAGACGGTGGGCACCAAGGGGTACGACGGCTTCGCGCTGGCCCGGGTACTGGACTGA
- a CDS encoding DUF2330 domain-containing protein has translation MKGFARGRARPAEWAHGRRGARGRLMVVVLALLGFQLASLVAPAYACGCGAMVPDGQRNMYVNGERSVVRWDGHEEQIVMSLTVAGDARTAAWIMPVPNRATVKLGDAAVFDQLDRETAPEYEKREYFWPRSGDWPFDMFESDGMAGDAAPQDPRSSVDVVGRERLGPFDVARLTATDSGALGDWLDENGFALPDRLDTALKPYVRQKWEYVAIRLAPEDTTAGLPLSGTLDPLHLTFTSDELVYPMRLSRLATTPQTLDLYVLAEHRMEPGSAIGGDEPKVTFAGRLGAPVGALGDLTGGGTDFLTAVEQSFPQPGRISGDHTLRQAAADDTYRKVIYVDEMQTLWGMPEWLVWFGIGIAALAIKAVAVAIVLMRNAKRQLPPLPPPGAAFPPQGAYPPGAYPPGAPGAYPPGTPGAYQPGPPAAPADPKSGPIG, from the coding sequence ATGAAGGGTTTCGCACGGGGGCGTGCGCGCCCGGCGGAGTGGGCGCACGGGAGGCGCGGGGCGCGCGGACGGCTGATGGTGGTCGTCCTCGCCCTGCTGGGCTTCCAGCTGGCGTCGCTGGTGGCACCGGCGTACGCCTGTGGCTGCGGCGCGATGGTGCCGGACGGCCAACGGAACATGTATGTGAACGGCGAGAGGTCCGTCGTGCGCTGGGACGGACACGAGGAACAGATCGTGATGAGCCTGACGGTCGCCGGTGACGCCCGGACGGCCGCCTGGATCATGCCGGTGCCGAACCGGGCGACGGTGAAGCTCGGCGACGCGGCCGTCTTCGACCAGCTCGACCGGGAGACCGCGCCCGAGTACGAGAAGCGGGAGTACTTCTGGCCGCGCTCCGGCGACTGGCCGTTCGACATGTTCGAGAGCGACGGCATGGCAGGGGACGCCGCACCCCAGGACCCGCGGTCCTCGGTGGACGTCGTCGGCCGCGAACGGCTCGGCCCGTTCGACGTGGCCCGGCTGACCGCCACCGACTCCGGCGCCCTCGGCGACTGGCTCGACGAGAACGGCTTCGCGCTCCCGGACCGCCTGGACACGGCACTGAAGCCGTACGTCCGGCAGAAGTGGGAGTACGTGGCGATCCGGCTGGCCCCGGAGGACACCACCGCCGGCCTGCCGCTCTCCGGCACCCTCGACCCGCTCCACCTCACCTTCACCAGTGACGAGCTTGTCTACCCGATGCGCCTGTCCCGCCTCGCCACCACCCCGCAGACCCTCGACCTGTACGTTCTCGCCGAGCACCGCATGGAGCCCGGCTCCGCGATCGGCGGGGACGAGCCGAAGGTGACGTTCGCCGGACGCCTCGGCGCGCCCGTCGGCGCGCTCGGCGACCTCACCGGGGGCGGTACGGACTTCCTCACCGCCGTCGAGCAGAGCTTCCCGCAGCCGGGGCGGATCTCCGGCGATCACACGCTGCGGCAGGCCGCGGCCGACGACACCTATCGAAAGGTCATCTACGTGGACGAGATGCAGACCCTGTGGGGCATGCCCGAGTGGCTGGTGTGGTTCGGCATCGGCATCGCCGCGCTGGCGATCAAGGCGGTGGCCGTCGCGATCGTGCTCATGCGCAACGCGAAGCGGCAACTGCCGCCCCTACCGCCGCCGGGCGCGGCTTTCCCGCCGCAGGGCGCCTACCCGCCCGGTGCCTACCCGCCCGGCGCCCCCGGCGCGTACCCACCGGGAACACCGGGTGCGTACCAGCCCGGACCGCCCGCCGCGCCGGCCGACCCGAAGTCCGGACCGATCGGCTGA
- a CDS encoding bifunctional glycosyltransferase 87/phosphatase PAP2 family protein, with translation MATEQSRPGGATGAGPTAGRLGAARALLWLVAAILAVRQIAVVLNTPKGELLTDLETWVGPSGVLHVNGSLYDSTQFTGTPLGGLALKPLTRMAEQALGWGWTFGTLVLVVALGLIAARALPQPVNRRTALLAAPVAVTLLMLSLPVRNTLYLGQTSILPVLLVLAGCFVVRGERTSGVCVGLAAAFQPTVLLFVPLLWFTGRRRAAASTGITFAGATALAWAALPHDSYTYWVHHLAGVGLGGRADDLANQSLHGVLLRLGLEGPLEVVVFFALAAAVAALGMRRAIHYARDGQLLLAVALTGCVVVAVSPTSWKHQLLWVLLAVVGRVGQKTSARYVWPLAVVLLMTLPAKMMVPNVGVLHPVRDNVVLLAALAAALVVPFLSRTSEFYRTPTPTRYAPKAETRFRRAPLLRRVATRPNLLLELLLIRVTYAAYQRTRLEATGSRAAAEEHANQILAVEKVLFMDIEHWFNHTVVGIGWLRGFFDFYYTSFHFVVPLTVLGVLYWRRPADYRWARTAIGLTTLLALVGFFFYPLAPPRLMPGLGIIDTIHGAQDFSRPDYGRLTELANQYAAMPSLHFGWSLWCGLTIALVAPKVWMKVLGLLHPFFTALAIVATGNHWILDAVGGAAVVGAGFGLTYLLTGPRTTAPRQGRGEPHEQPGATGSLATAVQRDGGGDDGGRGGA, from the coding sequence GTGGCGACGGAGCAGAGCAGACCGGGTGGTGCCACCGGAGCGGGCCCGACGGCGGGCCGACTGGGGGCGGCACGAGCGCTGCTGTGGCTGGTCGCCGCGATCCTGGCGGTGCGGCAGATCGCGGTCGTGCTGAACACGCCCAAAGGCGAGCTGCTCACGGATCTGGAAACCTGGGTCGGGCCCAGCGGCGTCCTGCATGTGAACGGCTCGCTGTACGACTCCACACAGTTCACGGGCACACCCTTAGGTGGCCTCGCCCTCAAGCCTCTCACCCGAATGGCCGAACAGGCGCTCGGCTGGGGCTGGACCTTCGGCACCCTCGTCCTGGTCGTCGCCCTCGGCCTGATCGCCGCCCGCGCCCTGCCCCAGCCCGTCAACCGCCGTACGGCGTTGCTCGCGGCCCCCGTCGCGGTCACCCTGCTGATGCTGTCGCTGCCGGTGCGCAACACGCTGTACCTGGGCCAGACCAGCATCCTCCCCGTCCTGCTCGTCCTCGCGGGCTGCTTCGTGGTCCGGGGCGAGCGCACCAGCGGGGTCTGCGTCGGGCTCGCCGCGGCCTTCCAGCCGACCGTGCTGCTCTTCGTGCCGCTGCTGTGGTTCACCGGCCGCAGGCGCGCCGCCGCGAGCACCGGGATCACCTTCGCCGGGGCGACCGCACTGGCCTGGGCCGCGTTACCGCACGACTCGTACACCTACTGGGTGCACCACCTCGCCGGCGTCGGCCTGGGCGGCCGGGCGGACGACCTCGCCAACCAGTCCCTGCACGGTGTGCTGCTCCGGCTCGGCCTGGAGGGCCCGCTGGAGGTCGTCGTCTTCTTCGCGCTGGCCGCGGCCGTCGCCGCACTCGGCATGCGGCGGGCCATCCACTACGCCCGCGACGGGCAGCTGCTGCTGGCGGTCGCCCTCACGGGCTGTGTCGTGGTCGCCGTCTCGCCGACGTCCTGGAAGCACCAGCTGCTGTGGGTGCTCCTCGCGGTGGTCGGCCGGGTCGGGCAGAAGACCTCGGCACGGTACGTGTGGCCGCTCGCCGTCGTCCTGTTGATGACGCTGCCCGCGAAGATGATGGTGCCGAACGTGGGCGTCCTGCACCCGGTGCGTGACAACGTGGTCCTGCTGGCCGCGCTCGCCGCCGCGCTCGTCGTGCCGTTCCTGTCCCGCACCTCGGAGTTCTACCGGACGCCGACCCCCACTCGGTACGCCCCGAAGGCGGAGACCCGGTTCCGCCGGGCCCCGCTGCTGCGCCGGGTGGCGACCCGGCCGAACCTGCTCCTCGAACTGCTGCTGATCCGCGTCACCTACGCCGCCTACCAGCGCACCCGCCTTGAGGCCACCGGCAGCCGGGCCGCCGCCGAGGAGCACGCCAACCAGATCCTCGCCGTCGAGAAGGTCCTGTTCATGGACATCGAGCACTGGTTCAACCACACCGTGGTCGGGATCGGCTGGCTGCGGGGCTTCTTCGACTTCTACTACACGTCGTTCCACTTCGTGGTCCCGCTGACCGTCCTCGGTGTCCTCTACTGGCGCCGCCCCGCCGACTACCGCTGGGCCCGCACGGCCATCGGCCTCACCACGCTCCTCGCCCTCGTCGGCTTCTTCTTCTACCCGCTGGCACCGCCGCGTCTGATGCCGGGCCTCGGCATCATCGACACCATCCACGGCGCCCAGGACTTCTCCAGGCCGGACTACGGCAGGCTGACCGAGCTGGCCAACCAGTACGCGGCGATGCCGTCCCTGCACTTCGGCTGGTCACTGTGGTGCGGGCTCACGATCGCGCTGGTCGCGCCCAAGGTGTGGATGAAGGTACTGGGCCTGCTGCACCCGTTCTTCACGGCGCTCGCGATCGTGGCGACCGGCAACCACTGGATCCTCGACGCGGTGGGCGGCGCGGCGGTGGTGGGCGCGGGCTTCGGCCTGACCTACCTCCTGACAGGGCCCCGCACCACCGCGCCCCGTCAGGGGCGCGGGGAACCGCACGAGCAACCGGGAGCGACCGGCAGCCTCGCGACGGCCGTCCAGCGCGACGGCGGAGGAGACGACGGAGGCAGGGGCGGGGCGTAG
- a CDS encoding cytochrome P450, translated as MPCPALPDGFDFTDPDLLHHRVPLPEFAELRRTEPVHWIPQAPGIAGFADEGYWAVTRHADVKFVSTHPELFSSTVNTAIIRFNEHIERDAIDAQRLILLNMDPPEHTRVRQIVQRVFTPRAIRALEDNLRHRALSIAREAVAQPGPFDFVTEVACELPLQAIAELIGIPQEDRIRIFEWSNRMISYDDPEYAITEEVGQESAMELIAYAMNMAADRKQRPAKDIVSTLVAAEDEGNLTSDEFGFFVLMLAVAGNETTRNAITHGMHAFLTHPDQWDLYKRERPATAAEEIVRWAAPVNSFQRTATQDIELGGKLIKQGDRVGIFYASANHDPDVFPDPDTFDITRDPNPHLGFGGGGPHFCLGKSLAVLEINLIFNAIADAMPDLRLAGEPSRLRSAWINGVKHLQVTTG; from the coding sequence ATGCCCTGTCCAGCGCTGCCCGACGGGTTCGACTTCACCGACCCCGACCTGCTGCACCACCGTGTCCCTCTCCCGGAGTTCGCCGAACTGCGCCGCACGGAACCGGTCCACTGGATCCCGCAGGCACCCGGCATCGCGGGCTTCGCGGACGAGGGCTACTGGGCCGTCACCCGGCACGCGGACGTCAAGTTCGTCTCCACGCACCCGGAGTTGTTCTCCTCGACGGTCAACACCGCGATCATCCGCTTCAACGAGCACATCGAGCGCGACGCGATCGACGCCCAGCGGCTGATCCTGCTGAACATGGACCCGCCGGAGCACACCCGGGTCCGGCAGATCGTGCAGCGCGTCTTCACCCCGCGGGCGATCCGCGCGCTGGAGGACAACCTGCGCCACCGCGCCCTCAGCATCGCCCGCGAGGCCGTCGCCCAACCCGGCCCCTTCGACTTCGTCACCGAGGTCGCCTGTGAACTGCCCCTCCAGGCCATAGCCGAGCTGATCGGCATCCCGCAGGAGGACCGCATCCGGATCTTCGAGTGGTCGAACCGGATGATCTCGTACGACGACCCGGAGTACGCCATCACCGAGGAGGTCGGCCAGGAGTCGGCGATGGAACTCATCGCGTACGCCATGAACATGGCCGCCGACCGGAAGCAGCGCCCGGCGAAGGACATCGTCAGCACCCTGGTGGCCGCCGAGGACGAGGGGAACCTCACCTCCGACGAGTTCGGCTTCTTCGTGCTGATGCTGGCGGTCGCGGGCAACGAGACGACCCGCAACGCCATCACCCACGGCATGCACGCCTTCCTCACCCACCCCGACCAGTGGGACCTCTACAAGCGCGAACGCCCCGCGACGGCCGCCGAGGAGATCGTCCGCTGGGCCGCCCCGGTCAACTCCTTCCAGCGCACCGCCACCCAGGACATCGAACTCGGCGGCAAGCTGATCAAGCAGGGGGACCGCGTCGGCATCTTCTACGCCTCCGCCAACCACGACCCGGACGTCTTCCCCGACCCCGACACCTTCGACATCACCCGCGACCCCAACCCCCACCTCGGCTTCGGCGGCGGAGGCCCGCACTTCTGCCTCGGCAAGTCCCTGGCCGTCCTGGAGATCAACCTGATCTTCAACGCGATCGCCGACGCGATGCCGGACCTCAGGCTCGCCGGCGAACCCAGCCGGTTGCGCTCCGCCTGGATCAACGGGGTGAAGCACCTCCAGGTGACCACCGGCTGA
- a CDS encoding steroid 3-ketoacyl-CoA thiolase → MAAEPVIVEAVRTPIGRRGGALANLHPAYLLGETYRELLGRTGIPADCVEQIVGGTVTHAGEQSMNPARTAWLTMGLPYETAATTVDCQCGSSQQASHMVANMVSAGVIDVGISCGVEAMSRVPLGSGSKHGPGKPFPEEWNVDLPNQFEAAERIARHRGLTRENVDALGLLSQERAAAAWAEERFKKETFAVQVPTTEAEQAAGQGMWRLVDHDEGLRDTSVEALARLKPIMPTAVHTAGNSSQISDGAAAIMWASKRMARALKLRPRARIVAQALVGSDPHFHLDGPIDATKAVLGKAGMSLKDIDLVEINEAFASVVLSWAQVFDQDLAKVNVNGGAIALGHPVGATGARLITTALHELERTDKEFALVTMCAGGGLATGTIIQRL, encoded by the coding sequence ATGGCCGCGGAACCCGTGATCGTCGAAGCCGTACGCACTCCCATCGGCAGGCGCGGCGGCGCGCTCGCCAACCTGCACCCCGCCTACCTGTTGGGCGAGACCTACCGTGAACTCCTCGGGCGCACCGGCATCCCCGCCGACTGCGTCGAACAGATCGTCGGCGGCACGGTGACCCACGCCGGCGAACAGTCCATGAACCCCGCGCGCACGGCCTGGCTGACCATGGGCCTGCCCTACGAGACGGCCGCGACGACCGTCGACTGTCAGTGCGGCTCCTCGCAGCAGGCCTCGCACATGGTGGCCAACATGGTCTCGGCGGGCGTCATCGACGTCGGGATCAGCTGCGGCGTCGAGGCCATGTCCCGGGTGCCGCTCGGGTCGGGGTCCAAGCACGGGCCCGGGAAGCCGTTCCCGGAGGAGTGGAACGTCGACCTGCCGAACCAGTTCGAGGCGGCGGAGCGGATCGCCCGGCACCGGGGGCTCACCCGGGAGAACGTGGACGCGCTCGGCCTGCTCTCCCAGGAGCGGGCCGCCGCCGCGTGGGCCGAGGAACGGTTCAAGAAGGAGACGTTCGCCGTCCAGGTGCCGACGACCGAGGCGGAGCAGGCCGCGGGCCAGGGCATGTGGCGGCTCGTCGACCACGACGAGGGGCTGCGCGACACGTCGGTGGAGGCGCTGGCCCGGCTGAAACCGATCATGCCGACGGCCGTCCATACGGCGGGCAACTCCTCGCAGATCAGCGACGGCGCGGCGGCGATCATGTGGGCGTCGAAGCGGATGGCCCGCGCGCTGAAGCTGCGGCCCCGGGCGCGGATCGTCGCCCAGGCGCTGGTGGGCTCCGACCCCCACTTCCACCTCGACGGGCCGATCGACGCGACCAAGGCGGTGCTGGGGAAGGCCGGGATGTCGCTCAAGGACATCGACCTCGTCGAGATCAACGAGGCCTTCGCGTCGGTGGTGCTGAGCTGGGCGCAGGTCTTCGACCAGGACCTGGCGAAGGTGAACGTCAACGGCGGCGCGATCGCCCTGGGGCATCCGGTGGGTGCGACGGGGGCGCGGCTCATCACGACCGCGCTGCACGAACTGGAGCGGACCGACAAGGAGTTCGCGCTGGTGACGATGTGCGCGGGCGGCGGACTGGCGACCGGGACGATCATCCAGCGGCTGTGA
- a CDS encoding helix-turn-helix domain-containing protein gives MAGRREVPVDPGAGPVQRFAFELRKLRTEAGGLTYRAMAEQAGYSITTLSQAAGGEQLPTLAVALAFVRACGGDPGEWEIRWHQAVEEAAASDPDKDGEGAEPPYRGLARFEADDSGLFFGRDRLTAELVDLLRRRRFAAVFGPSGIGKSSLLRAGLIPVLRESEEQGLRPSAIRILTPGEQLARTHELLLETNGTDAGTDAGTGTRTDAGIGTGTGTRTGSGDTLVVVDQFEEVFTLCHDAAERARFIDLLLTAREPESRLRVLLAVRADFYGRCAEHRELAEALGDANLLAGPMSSAELREVVVKPAAAAGLTVERALTTRLVDEITDAPGGLPLLSHVLLETWRRRRGKTLTLAGYEAAGGLDGAIAKTAEDMYGRFTHGEAATARRVLLRLISPGDGTPDTRRPADRAELKTTGTGRAEVAQVLEALTRARLLTLDGPTVEVAHEALITAWPRLRGWIEEDRDRLRAHRQLTEAARTWEELGRDTGALYRGSRLVTAREYFGGPRHTDDLTDQEAAFLTESLTALDQEERARARTTRRLRVLVGSLACLLALALTATAVAYWQRQSAVNAQREGLSRQLAAQSAALLESDTDLASLLAVKAYRTSPTREATRSLYAAAAVPLERRLTGHTGTVSTLVYSSDGKTLATGSFDGTVRLWDPATGRTRKVLTGGDHTRLVRTVAFSPDGRTLATGGGEEVRLRDAATGRVRDSLTARVTEENSLASVGFDHDGRALAVRENGQVLDVASGRVATTLKGPTGLEMAVAFSPDGRTLATSTRDRTAQLWDLDTGRVLSTLKSSTGVVSSLAFDSAGKILATGTEDGTVHLWDVADGRQRTTLTSASSRVESMAFDPDGKTLAAGSYDGTVRLWDLATGRADTTLTGHTSPVMSVAFSPDGRQLAAGNEDSNFAGGDRVSVRLWNVTTHRPRATVTVPGGSIEAVAFSPDGDTLATASVRMTQEIRDMAGVVRLWDPVTRRTRSVLTGEVTLVGSLEFSPDGRTLALTNDADAELWDPATRRLRTTLPSRFVNAMVYSPDGRTLVTVGSDGLVLWDVPTGRPRVSFPKDEESSVLAFSPTGEVFATTGGNDEKVRLRDPDTGRVRLTLTDPTGRPAPTRYADDDYIMYRQIESMAFSPDGRTLATGSSDGTVRLWNTGTGQLDATLTAGTTEASVRVAFSPDGRTLATAASDTTVRLWDTATGYARATLTGHGDGPRAMAFSPDGHTLATGEYEGRLRLWNVDLPAPDKSITNICRAVHRDLTRQERALYLPDQESGGVC, from the coding sequence GTGGCGGGTCGTCGTGAGGTGCCGGTCGATCCGGGGGCCGGGCCGGTGCAGCGGTTCGCGTTCGAGTTGCGGAAACTGCGGACCGAGGCGGGCGGCCTCACCTACCGGGCGATGGCCGAGCAGGCGGGCTACTCGATCACCACCCTCTCCCAGGCGGCGGGCGGCGAGCAGTTGCCCACGCTGGCGGTGGCCCTGGCCTTCGTACGGGCCTGCGGGGGCGATCCGGGGGAGTGGGAGATCCGGTGGCACCAGGCGGTCGAGGAGGCCGCCGCGTCGGACCCGGACAAGGACGGGGAGGGCGCGGAGCCGCCGTACCGGGGGCTGGCCCGGTTCGAGGCCGACGACAGCGGGCTCTTCTTCGGCCGGGACCGGCTCACCGCGGAACTCGTGGACCTGCTGCGCCGCCGACGGTTCGCGGCGGTCTTCGGCCCGTCGGGGATCGGCAAGTCCTCACTCCTGCGCGCCGGTCTGATCCCCGTCCTGCGCGAGTCCGAGGAGCAGGGACTGCGGCCGTCCGCGATCCGGATCCTGACCCCCGGCGAGCAACTGGCCCGCACCCATGAGCTGCTGCTGGAGACGAACGGCACCGACGCAGGCACCGACGCAGGCACCGGCACACGCACCGACGCAGGTATCGGCACAGGCACCGGCACCCGCACCGGCTCCGGTGACACCCTCGTGGTCGTCGACCAGTTCGAGGAGGTCTTCACCCTCTGCCACGACGCGGCCGAACGGGCCCGCTTCATCGACCTGTTGCTGACCGCGCGCGAGCCGGAGAGCCGGTTGCGGGTGCTGTTGGCGGTGCGCGCGGACTTCTACGGCCGCTGCGCCGAGCACCGTGAGCTGGCCGAGGCGCTGGGCGACGCCAATCTGCTGGCCGGGCCGATGAGTTCGGCGGAGCTGCGCGAGGTCGTCGTCAAGCCGGCGGCGGCTGCCGGGCTGACGGTGGAACGGGCGCTGACCACGCGGCTGGTCGACGAGATCACCGACGCGCCCGGCGGTCTGCCGCTGCTGTCGCACGTCCTGCTGGAGACCTGGCGGCGCCGCCGGGGCAAGACGCTGACCCTCGCCGGGTACGAGGCGGCCGGCGGCCTGGACGGAGCCATCGCCAAGACCGCCGAGGACATGTACGGCCGGTTCACCCACGGCGAGGCGGCCACGGCCCGCCGGGTGCTGCTGCGGCTGATCTCCCCGGGGGACGGCACGCCCGACACACGCCGGCCCGCCGACAGGGCCGAGCTGAAGACCACGGGCACCGGTCGGGCGGAGGTCGCCCAGGTCCTGGAGGCCCTCACCCGGGCCCGCCTCCTCACCCTCGACGGCCCGACCGTCGAGGTCGCCCACGAGGCGCTCATCACCGCCTGGCCCCGGCTGCGCGGCTGGATCGAGGAGGACCGGGACCGTCTGCGCGCCCACCGGCAACTGACCGAGGCGGCCCGGACCTGGGAGGAGCTGGGCCGTGACACGGGCGCGCTGTACCGGGGCAGCCGGCTCGTCACGGCACGGGAGTACTTCGGGGGCCCCCGTCACACCGACGACCTGACCGACCAGGAAGCCGCCTTCCTCACCGAGAGTCTCACCGCCCTCGACCAGGAGGAACGGGCCAGGGCCCGCACCACGCGACGCCTGCGCGTCCTCGTCGGCTCCCTCGCCTGCCTCCTGGCCCTCGCGCTCACCGCCACGGCCGTCGCCTACTGGCAGCGCCAGAGCGCCGTGAACGCCCAACGCGAGGGCCTGTCCCGGCAGCTGGCCGCCCAGTCCGCCGCGCTGTTGGAGAGCGACACCGACCTCGCCTCGCTGCTGGCCGTCAAGGCGTACCGGACGAGCCCCACCCGCGAGGCCACGCGCAGCCTGTACGCCGCGGCGGCCGTCCCGCTGGAACGCCGGCTGACCGGGCACACCGGGACCGTGTCCACCCTGGTCTACAGCTCGGACGGGAAGACCCTCGCCACGGGGAGTTTCGACGGCACGGTGCGGCTGTGGGACCCGGCGACCGGCCGCACCCGGAAGGTGCTCACCGGCGGAGACCACACCAGACTCGTGCGGACCGTGGCCTTCAGCCCGGACGGCAGGACCCTCGCGACCGGCGGCGGTGAGGAGGTGCGGTTGCGGGACGCGGCCACCGGACGCGTCCGGGATTCGCTCACCGCCCGCGTGACCGAGGAGAACAGCCTGGCGTCCGTGGGTTTCGACCATGACGGCCGAGCACTGGCCGTACGAGAGAACGGGCAGGTGCTGGACGTGGCATCCGGCCGTGTCGCGACCACGCTCAAGGGCCCCACCGGTCTGGAGATGGCGGTGGCGTTCAGCCCGGACGGACGCACGCTGGCCACCAGCACCCGGGACCGCACCGCACAGCTGTGGGACCTGGACACCGGAAGAGTGCTGTCCACCCTCAAGAGCAGTACGGGAGTGGTCAGTTCACTGGCGTTCGACTCCGCCGGGAAGATCCTGGCCACCGGCACCGAGGACGGCACCGTCCATCTGTGGGACGTGGCCGACGGCAGGCAGCGGACCACCCTCACCAGTGCCAGCAGCCGCGTCGAGTCCATGGCGTTCGACCCGGACGGCAAGACCCTGGCCGCCGGCAGCTACGACGGCACGGTTCGCCTGTGGGACCTCGCCACCGGACGTGCCGACACCACCCTCACCGGCCACACCAGCCCCGTGATGTCGGTGGCGTTCAGCCCTGACGGGAGGCAACTGGCGGCGGGCAACGAGGACAGCAATTTCGCGGGCGGCGACCGGGTCAGTGTCCGGCTCTGGAACGTGACCACGCACAGGCCCCGAGCCACGGTGACCGTGCCGGGCGGCAGTATCGAAGCGGTCGCGTTCAGCCCCGACGGTGACACCCTCGCCACCGCCAGTGTCCGGATGACCCAGGAGATCCGGGACATGGCCGGGGTGGTACGGCTGTGGGACCCGGTCACGCGCCGTACGAGAAGCGTACTCACCGGTGAGGTGACCCTCGTGGGGTCACTGGAGTTCAGCCCGGACGGCAGGACGCTCGCCCTCACCAACGACGCCGACGCGGAGTTGTGGGACCCGGCCACCCGACGTCTGCGGACCACGCTCCCCAGCCGGTTCGTCAACGCGATGGTGTACAGCCCCGACGGCCGGACGCTGGTGACGGTGGGCAGCGACGGACTGGTGCTGTGGGACGTGCCGACCGGTCGTCCCCGTGTCTCCTTCCCCAAGGACGAGGAGAGTTCGGTGCTGGCGTTCAGCCCCACGGGCGAGGTCTTCGCCACCACCGGGGGCAACGACGAGAAGGTCCGGCTCCGGGATCCCGACACCGGACGCGTCCGCCTCACGCTGACCGACCCCACCGGCCGCCCCGCACCGACGCGTTACGCGGACGACGACTACATCATGTACCGGCAGATCGAGTCGATGGCGTTCAGCCCGGACGGCCGTACGCTCGCCACCGGTTCCTCCGACGGCACGGTCCGGTTGTGGAACACCGGGACGGGACAGCTCGACGCCACCCTGACCGCGGGCACCACGGAAGCCTCGGTGAGGGTGGCGTTCAGCCCGGACGGCCGCACCCTCGCCACCGCCGCCTCCGACACCACGGTACGGCTCTGGGACACCGCCACGGGGTACGCGCGCGCGACCCTCACCGGCCACGGTGATGGCCCCCGGGCGATGGCTTTCAGCCCGGACGGTCACACCCTCGCGACCGGAGAATACGAGGGTCGCCTGCGCCTGTGGAACGTGGATCTGCCCGCCCCGGACAAGTCGATCACCAACATCTGCCGAGCGGTCCACCGCGACCTCACCCGGCAGGAGCGGGCCTTGTACCTCCCGGACCAGGAGTCAGGCGGCGTCTGCTGA
- a CDS encoding DUF397 domain-containing protein, protein MQSNGIPVRTEWRKSSYSGDQGGDCVECAPLGPLAWRKSSHSSDQGGDCVEITETPCPIIAIRDSKNPAGPQLTLAPAAFSTFLGWAASADAA, encoded by the coding sequence ATGCAGAGCAACGGGATTCCGGTGCGGACCGAGTGGCGTAAGTCCAGCTACAGCGGCGACCAAGGCGGCGATTGCGTCGAGTGCGCGCCGCTCGGCCCCCTGGCCTGGCGCAAGTCCTCGCACAGCAGCGACCAGGGCGGTGATTGTGTAGAGATCACCGAAACCCCCTGCCCCATCATCGCCATCCGCGACTCCAAGAACCCGGCGGGACCCCAACTCACCCTGGCCCCCGCCGCGTTCAGCACCTTCCTCGGCTGGGCGGCGTCAGCAGACGCCGCCTGA